The sequence CAAATCATCAATCCTTAGCAACATATACCCCTTATGCGAACGCGCAAACAGCCAGGTAATTAGCGCAGCACGCGCATTTCCAACATGTATGTAGCCCGTTGGAGACGGTGCAAATCTTACAACTACTGCCACTAGAAATGAATCTCAAACAAAAAGTATTTACCTATCATGATAGCACCATCATTTTTCATGTTCTACATCTTTTTCACCACAAACTTATTACTCTTCCGCATCATTCCAATTTTCTCCTGACAGCCAATAATATCTAATTCCCCTCTTTTCTTTTGAAAGGTATTTTCTGTAATTTCAAAAATACTATTTGTAGCATTTTCTAGCGCAGCTACTGCGTCTTTCGTGGTAATATAATGACTTGAAAATAAAGCCATGAAAACATCACCAAATCCACCTGGTACGCGCATATTGTGCATTGCGAAATCATACGACTTGGTAGTGATCACAAAATACTCACTACCATTAAACATAAGATTTGATAATTCGTTACCTACATCATGTAAAATGCTTTTTATTATCACTAATCTTCGACTATCTCTACTTTTCATTCCATTATACAAACGCACAGCAGCTTTCTTCGCGTCTTCCATATTTTCTATCTTCATTTCTGACAGCAATTCAGCTTCAAATTGATTAGGAGTAATTACATCGGCATATTTTAAAACATTCTTTTTAAAGAAGCTTACAACATCATCTTTAACAAATACTCCTCTTCCGACATCTCCCATTACTGGATCCATAAATACAGGTATTTTCAATGAATTCTCTGCGGATTTTTCTATCATTTCAAGCAAGGCGTTGCCATTCATTTCAGAACCGATATACCCTGATACAACAGCATCGATATTTTGCCAAAATCCCATCGTCCATAAACCATCTAAAACAGTTTTTATATCTTCATGAGAAACGATTTTACCGAATGATTTTCCATAGCCAGTATGATTAGTAAAATATACCGTATGTACTATAATTGTCTCCAAGAAATATCTTTGGAAAATGAAGGTAGCAGCGCTATTACCTGCATACCCGTAACAGACGTGCGATTGAAACGACAATATCATGTGCATTTATATAATTTAAATTTTTATAAAAATAGTATAACCTGCCTCGTCTATAGTTAGTAACAAAGTATAATGAATAGAATATTTCAGCTAATCTTTTTCCTCACAATTATTTTTATAGTATTGGATGACGGAAAGCATATGTCGATACATCTCAAAGAGATGTTATATACGATCAGCATAAATGCAAAAGAGATTATATTATTTGTATTACCATTTGGAGTAATCACCCTTTTTGTCAAAAATACTGCAAAAATAGGTATGAATATGACAAGGCTTGTAGCGCTTACAATAGCATTCATTATATTATCAAACACTCTCAATACGCTTGCAGCATACATCTTCAAAGGCATGATAAACACCACATTCATAGCTACAACGAATATTGGTAATGCTGAAAAATTGAATGTTCTTTATCGTATGACGTTACCAAGATTTATTCCTATAAGCTTAACGATAGTACTCGGCATCGTTATAGGAATATTTGTCAAAAATAGAGGTGGTGATAAAATAATAGAACGATTAGATATCGCTTTAAAAGGCTTTTTCATCTTTATAAGATGTATGATCCCTCCTTACGTAATAGGCGCAATATCACAATTACAACATGATGGATTACTTACCACACTTTCGGCAAACTTTCCTAACGCAATAGTATTTCTACTCATTACGTACGGTATATATTTGTCTGCGATAAGCGTGATATGTTTTAGAGATCCTGACGAACTGTTTCAATTCATAGGTAAAGTAATACCAATTGCGCTACTTGGAGGAATAAGCATGTGCAGCATGATAACATTACCAGCGTTACTACAAACTCTCAAAAAGAAGTACAACGCTTGCAATATTGCTGAAATAGCCACTCCAATAAGTATTAATAATCATCTTGTAGGAGATTGTATTACAATACCAATTATCAGTTTTATAGTAGGGAAAATGTATGGATTTCCACCAATAGATCTTTACTCATACATCGTTTTTACCATTTATTTCGTCATAACAAAATTCTCAGTATTGGCAATACCAGGCGGCGGTATCATAGTAATGTTACCAATTCTTCAGCATTGCTTCGGATATGGAGAGAGAGAACTCTCAACTATCACAGCGTTATACATATTGCTAGATTGTCTCATTACTTTCATTAATGTATTTGCTAATGCGATGTTTATGGTATTTTTAAATAGAATTGTTATAAGAACGGGTTGGAAAGAATTGCAGTGAGAGAAATAGTATTGGATGTCGAAACTTCAGGTCTAAATCCGGAGAATGGCGATAAGATAATAGAGATTGCATGCATCGAAGTTTTAGATCGTAAAACTATTGGGCAATCCTTTCATACGTATGTTAATCCTAACGTTACAATATCGGAGGAAGCTTTTAGAATTCATGGTATTTCAGCCGAATTTCTGAAACAGTACAAGGAATTTTCGAAGATCGCAGACGAATTTTTAGCTTTCATAGAAGATTCCGTACTAGTAATCCATAATGCAAAATTCGACATCAAATTTTTGAATCATGAACTTGGGCAGATGCCGAATAAAGTGCAATTGTCTTACGACAGAGTAATAGACACACTACAAATCGCACGCGCAAAGTACCCCGGGGCGCAAAACTCCTTAGATGCTTTATGTAAAAGATTCTCCATCTCGCTAGATGAAAGAGAAAAGCATGGCGCTCTTATAGACGTCACTCTCTTAGCACGTGTTTTTATGAACATGATGGCGCCAACGCAAAATGAAATTTTTCTTACGAGAACAGTGCGTCCGGAAACATCTATTGATGCATATAACGTAACAGAAATTGCTCTTTCAGAAGAAGAAAAGCAAAAACATATCGCTTTAATAGAAAAATTGAACTTAAATCTTTGGCAAATAAAATAATTCTCATACTCAATATGGAAAACTTTCTATCTTCGTTCAGAAAAAAAATGCAACATCATTGTGTTGATTGTGCAATTATTACAAATAAGAAGGACGACGTTTTTTCATCCGCACAAAGCTATATCCTACCGTATATTGTTTCTCATACCATAAATTTTCAATCTTCGAATTATATTCTTCTTGTTACACAGAAAGAACTTATCGTAATGGTAGATGGAAGATATCTATCGTATGCGGAAAAACACTTTCAACATCTATCGCACGTAATAGTACGCAGTATAATGACATCTTCTCTTTTTGAGACGCTGAATTTATTACT is a genomic window of Candidatus Fokinia solitaria containing:
- the pdxY gene encoding pyridoxal kinase — its product is MILSFQSHVCYGYAGNSAATFIFQRYFLETIIVHTVYFTNHTGYGKSFGKIVSHEDIKTVLDGLWTMGFWQNIDAVVSGYIGSEMNGNALLEMIEKSAENSLKIPVFMDPVMGDVGRGVFVKDDVVSFFKKNVLKYADVITPNQFEAELLSEMKIENMEDAKKAAVRLYNGMKSRDSRRLVIIKSILHDVGNELSNLMFNGSEYFVITTKSYDFAMHNMRVPGGFGDVFMALFSSHYITTKDAVAALENATNSIFEITENTFQKKRGELDIIGCQEKIGMMRKSNKFVVKKM
- a CDS encoding cation:dicarboxylate symporter family transporter; the encoded protein is MNRIFQLIFFLTIIFIVLDDGKHMSIHLKEMLYTISINAKEIILFVLPFGVITLFVKNTAKIGMNMTRLVALTIAFIILSNTLNTLAAYIFKGMINTTFIATTNIGNAEKLNVLYRMTLPRFIPISLTIVLGIVIGIFVKNRGGDKIIERLDIALKGFFIFIRCMIPPYVIGAISQLQHDGLLTTLSANFPNAIVFLLITYGIYLSAISVICFRDPDELFQFIGKVIPIALLGGISMCSMITLPALLQTLKKKYNACNIAEIATPISINNHLVGDCITIPIISFIVGKMYGFPPIDLYSYIVFTIYFVITKFSVLAIPGGGIIVMLPILQHCFGYGERELSTITALYILLDCLITFINVFANAMFMVFLNRIVIRTGWKELQ
- the dnaQ gene encoding DNA polymerase III subunit epsilon, whose translation is MERIAVREIVLDVETSGLNPENGDKIIEIACIEVLDRKTIGQSFHTYVNPNVTISEEAFRIHGISAEFLKQYKEFSKIADEFLAFIEDSVLVIHNAKFDIKFLNHELGQMPNKVQLSYDRVIDTLQIARAKYPGAQNSLDALCKRFSISLDEREKHGALIDVTLLARVFMNMMAPTQNEIFLTRTVRPETSIDAYNVTEIALSEEEKQKHIALIEKLNLNLWQIK